The following coding sequences are from one Streptomyces venezuelae window:
- a CDS encoding ATP-binding cassette domain-containing protein, producing MIQAIGLTSNPRQELPPAVEDVSFEAHSGRVTALLDAEPIGTTTALRLMLELQQGRGITYFRGRPLHRIAHPSREVGVLMGDVPGHPARSVRGHLRMLCAAVGVPVLRADDVLEAVGLVSLHNERLGALSRGMDRRLGLACALLADPHTLVLDRPGEGLSARESAWLHGILRAHASQGGTVLFTTDDPKEAARTADRVVTLDSGQLAADQEAADFARTRLRPRVAVRTPHAARLGALLTKEARTNHRTIEVVTEDGNRLSVYGSTCAAVGETAYRHGILVHQLADEIGDAGPQGRTSPTRPTHPAPLGSPTRRTHPSSRTLPQGSPARPDHQAAQDCRGTQDPQGTQDRPDRQGAQDRPGRQGGKDQPDRQDARDSLNRQGTQDRTDRQDVAPLDSVPLDTVPLDAVPLDAETDTPTPRPRPSTEPLTVALKGTASTPASAPASGSAPESVPARTSAPAPTSVSAQASAPAPASVSAAATALPPPITVRPGRSPLRPLRYEIRRLLGVGTGYFTLVAVLATSALFSVFLARSGHTPQPHLLAAWPHELPLPPAALGAGLLGALAFGDEFRHPALAADRGTVPRRLGMLGAKLLVAAATALLLSTLAVISDAVLLHLVYGEELTKVPADWPSLTASWYALVTGCAWAGVLAAGVFRSTTAGLAAVLAVPIVVVPLVQKAVEGPAVRSAAGLPARLRDLALVQWPFGAERYLAAGVRMIAQPVGTALMLSLTALLCAYLLTAMRTRVR from the coding sequence ATGATCCAGGCCATCGGACTGACCAGCAATCCCCGCCAGGAGCTCCCGCCCGCCGTCGAGGACGTGTCCTTCGAGGCACACAGCGGCCGAGTCACGGCGCTGCTCGACGCCGAGCCGATCGGCACGACCACGGCGCTGCGGCTGATGCTCGAACTCCAACAGGGCCGTGGCATCACGTACTTCAGAGGCCGCCCCCTCCACCGGATCGCCCACCCCTCACGCGAGGTCGGCGTCCTCATGGGCGACGTTCCGGGGCACCCGGCGCGTTCGGTCCGCGGCCATCTGCGCATGCTGTGCGCGGCCGTGGGCGTGCCCGTCCTGCGCGCCGACGACGTCCTGGAGGCCGTCGGACTCGTCAGCCTCCATAACGAGCGCCTCGGCGCCCTCTCCCGCGGCATGGACCGGCGACTGGGTCTGGCCTGCGCGCTGCTCGCCGACCCCCACACGCTCGTCCTGGACAGACCGGGCGAAGGCCTCTCCGCCCGGGAGAGCGCCTGGCTCCACGGCATCCTGCGCGCCCACGCCTCCCAGGGCGGCACGGTTCTGTTCACCACGGACGACCCCAAGGAAGCGGCACGAACCGCCGACCGCGTCGTCACGCTGGACTCCGGACAGCTGGCCGCCGACCAGGAGGCCGCGGACTTCGCACGCACCAGACTTCGCCCCCGCGTCGCCGTCCGGACACCACACGCCGCCCGCCTCGGCGCACTCCTGACCAAAGAAGCACGCACGAACCACCGCACGATCGAGGTGGTCACGGAGGACGGCAACCGCCTCTCCGTCTACGGATCCACGTGCGCCGCCGTGGGCGAGACCGCCTACCGCCACGGCATCCTCGTCCACCAACTCGCCGACGAAATCGGCGACGCGGGCCCACAGGGCCGGACGAGTCCAACACGCCCGACGCACCCGGCGCCCCTGGGGAGCCCGACGCGCCGAACACACCCGTCGAGCCGGACCCTCCCGCAGGGCTCACCGGCTCGGCCGGACCATCAGGCCGCCCAGGACTGTCGGGGGACCCAGGACCCGCAAGGCACCCAGGACCGGCCTGACCGGCAGGGCGCCCAGGACCGCCCAGGCCGACAGGGCGGCAAGGATCAGCCGGACCGGCAAGACGCCCGGGACAGCCTGAACCGGCAAGGCACCCAGGACCGGACCGACCGGCAGGACGTGGCGCCGCTGGACTCCGTGCCCCTCGACACGGTGCCGCTGGATGCCGTGCCCCTAGACGCCGAGACCGACACCCCAACCCCCCGCCCCCGCCCGTCGACAGAGCCCCTGACTGTTGCCCTCAAGGGCACAGCCTCGACGCCCGCGTCCGCACCCGCGTCCGGCTCTGCGCCGGAGTCCGTCCCCGCGCGGACGTCCGCCCCGGCGCCGACGTCCGTATCCGCACAGGCGTCCGCACCCGCACCCGCGTCCGTATCCGCCGCGGCCACCGCCCTGCCACCCCCCATCACCGTCCGCCCCGGCAGAAGCCCTCTGCGCCCCCTGCGCTACGAGATCCGGCGCCTGCTGGGCGTCGGTACGGGCTACTTCACCCTGGTCGCCGTCCTCGCCACCTCCGCTCTCTTCTCCGTCTTCCTGGCGCGGTCCGGGCACACCCCGCAACCGCACCTGCTCGCAGCCTGGCCCCACGAACTTCCGCTGCCGCCCGCCGCCCTCGGCGCCGGGCTCCTCGGCGCCCTCGCCTTCGGTGACGAGTTCCGCCACCCCGCCCTCGCCGCGGACCGTGGCACCGTCCCGCGCCGCCTCGGGATGCTCGGTGCCAAACTCCTCGTCGCGGCCGCGACAGCGCTGCTCCTGAGCACTCTCGCGGTGATCTCCGATGCCGTTCTGCTCCACCTCGTATACGGAGAGGAACTCACGAAAGTTCCCGCGGACTGGCCTTCGCTGACCGCCAGTTGGTACGCCCTGGTGACGGGATGCGCCTGGGCCGGCGTGCTGGCCGCGGGCGTCTTCCGGTCCACGACCGCGGGCCTCGCCGCCGTGCTCGCCGTGCCGATCGTCGTCGTACCACTCGTACAGAAGGCCGTCGAGGGACCTGCTGTGCGATCGGCGGCCGGGCTCCCCGCCCGGCTCCGGGACCTCGCTCTGGTGCAGTGGCCGTTCGGTGCCGAGCGATATCTGGCGGCGGGAGTGCGCATGATCGCCCAACCCGTGGGCACCGCGCTGATGTTGTCGCTCACCGCTCTGCTCTGCGCATATCTGCTCACGGCGATGCGCACCAGAGTCCGTTGA
- a CDS encoding FadR/GntR family transcriptional regulator, translating into MSTLAHTMMTTARSADSGLAGPGDLDRYPYAESAAGGRVAPPVWDGSDQDLGRVGRRAAGSRGRGLHGQLVQQLGQMIVSGDLGADRPLVPEEIGQRFEVSRTVVRESLRVLEAKGLVSARPNVGTRVRPVSDWNLLDPDIIEWRAFGPQRDDQRRELGELRWMIEPLAARLAAGHGREEVQQRLADMVEIMGHALSQGDVITFSRADAEFHSLLIQVAGNRMLEHLSGIVSAALQVSGGPITGCDRPSEASLVHHSRVVDALAAGDGSGAEAAMRQLLTVHPEVERVVPAPREH; encoded by the coding sequence GTGAGTACCCTTGCGCACACCATGATGACCACCGCCCGCTCCGCCGACTCCGGTCTCGCCGGCCCGGGTGACCTCGACCGATACCCGTACGCGGAGTCCGCCGCCGGCGGCCGCGTCGCGCCTCCCGTCTGGGACGGCTCCGATCAGGACCTGGGGCGTGTGGGCCGGCGCGCCGCCGGAAGCCGCGGCCGCGGGCTGCACGGCCAACTCGTCCAGCAGCTCGGCCAGATGATCGTCTCCGGCGACCTCGGCGCCGACCGCCCGCTCGTTCCCGAGGAGATCGGCCAGCGCTTCGAGGTCTCCCGCACCGTCGTGCGCGAGTCCCTGCGCGTGCTGGAGGCCAAGGGCCTGGTGAGTGCCCGGCCCAACGTCGGCACGCGCGTGCGCCCCGTCAGCGACTGGAACCTGCTCGACCCGGACATCATCGAGTGGCGTGCCTTCGGGCCGCAGCGCGACGACCAGCGCCGGGAACTCGGCGAGCTGCGCTGGATGATCGAGCCCCTCGCCGCGCGGCTCGCCGCCGGGCACGGCCGCGAGGAGGTGCAGCAGCGCCTCGCCGACATGGTCGAGATCATGGGGCACGCGCTGAGCCAGGGCGACGTGATCACCTTCTCCCGCGCGGACGCCGAGTTCCACTCGCTTCTCATCCAGGTCGCGGGCAACCGCATGCTGGAGCACCTCTCCGGAATCGTCTCGGCCGCCCTGCAGGTCTCCGGAGGCCCCATCACCGGCTGCGACCGTCCCAGCGAGGCCTCTCTCGTGCACCACTCCCGCGTCGTCGACGCCCTCGCCGCCGGCGACGGATCGGGCGCGGAGGCCGCCATGCGGCAGCTGCTCACCGTCCACCCCGAGGTGGAGCGCGTCGTGCCCGCCCCGCGCGAGCACTGA
- a CDS encoding RNA polymerase sigma factor — protein sequence MSASTSRTLPPEIAESVSVMALIERGKADGQIAGDDVRRAFEADQIPATQWKNVLRSLNQILEEEGVTLMVSAAEPKRPRKSVAAKSPAKRTATRTVAAKATTVKPTATAATEAPTADGTAEDAPAKKVAAKKTTAKKAVAKKTTAKKTAAKKTTSKKDADELLDEEVTEEAPAAGKPGEGEPAEEGAQGFVLSDEDEDDAPAQQVAAAGATADPVKDYLKQIGKVPLLNAEQEVELAKRIEAGLFAEDKLANADKLAPKLKRELEIIAEDGRRAKNHLLEANLRLVVSLAKRYTGRGMLFLDLIQEGNLGLIRAVEKFDYTKGYKFSTYATWWIRQAITRAMADQARTIRIPVHMVEVINKLARVQRQMLQDLGREPTPEELAKELDMTPEKVIEVQKYGREPISLHTPLGEDGDSEFGDLIEDSEAVVPADAVSFTLLQEQLHSVLDTLSEREAGVVSMRFGLTDGQPKTLDEIGKVYGVTRERIRQIESKTMSKLRHPSRSQVLRDYLD from the coding sequence GTGTCGGCCAGCACATCCCGTACGCTCCCGCCGGAGATCGCCGAATCCGTCTCTGTCATGGCGCTCATCGAGCGGGGAAAGGCTGATGGGCAGATCGCCGGCGATGACGTGCGTCGTGCCTTCGAAGCTGACCAGATTCCGGCCACTCAGTGGAAGAACGTTCTGCGCAGCCTCAACCAGATCCTCGAGGAAGAGGGTGTGACGCTGATGGTCAGTGCCGCGGAGCCGAAACGCCCCCGCAAGAGCGTCGCAGCGAAGAGCCCGGCCAAGCGCACCGCGACCAGGACGGTCGCGGCCAAGGCCACCACGGTGAAGCCCACCGCCACCGCCGCCACTGAGGCGCCGACCGCGGACGGCACCGCCGAGGACGCGCCCGCGAAGAAGGTCGCAGCCAAGAAGACGACGGCCAAGAAGGCCGTCGCCAAGAAGACCACCGCCAAGAAGACGGCGGCCAAGAAGACCACCTCCAAGAAGGACGCCGACGAGCTCCTCGACGAAGAGGTCACCGAGGAGGCACCCGCCGCCGGCAAGCCCGGCGAGGGCGAGCCCGCCGAGGAAGGCGCCCAGGGCTTCGTCCTCTCGGACGAGGACGAGGACGACGCGCCCGCCCAGCAGGTCGCCGCGGCCGGCGCCACCGCCGACCCGGTCAAGGACTACCTGAAGCAGATCGGCAAGGTCCCCCTGCTCAACGCCGAGCAGGAGGTCGAGCTCGCCAAGCGCATCGAGGCCGGCCTGTTCGCCGAGGACAAGCTGGCCAACGCCGACAAGCTCGCCCCGAAGCTCAAGCGCGAGCTGGAGATCATCGCCGAGGACGGCCGTCGGGCCAAGAACCACCTCCTGGAGGCCAACCTCCGCCTGGTGGTCTCCCTGGCCAAGCGCTACACCGGCCGCGGCATGCTCTTCCTGGACCTCATCCAGGAGGGCAACCTCGGTCTCATCCGCGCGGTCGAGAAGTTCGACTACACCAAGGGCTACAAGTTCTCCACGTACGCCACCTGGTGGATCCGTCAGGCGATCACCCGCGCCATGGCCGACCAGGCCCGCACCATCCGTATCCCGGTGCACATGGTCGAGGTCATCAACAAGCTGGCCCGTGTCCAGCGCCAGATGCTCCAGGACCTGGGCCGTGAGCCCACTCCGGAGGAGCTGGCCAAGGAACTCGACATGACCCCCGAGAAGGTCATCGAGGTCCAGAAGTACGGCCGTGAGCCGATCTCCCTCCACACCCCCCTGGGTGAGGACGGCGACAGCGAGTTCGGTGACCTCATCGAGGACTCCGAAGCGGTCGTTCCCGCCGACGCGGTCAGCTTCACGCTCCTCCAGGAGCAGCTGCACTCCGTCCTGGACACCCTGTCCGAGCGTGAGGCGGGCGTGGTCTCCATGCGCTTCGGCCTCACGGACGGCCAGCCCAAGACCCTCGACGAGATCGGCAAGGTCTACGGGGTGACGCGTGAGCGCATCCGTCAGATCGAGTCGAAGACGATGTCGAAGCTGCGTCACCCGTCGCGCTCGCAGGTCCTGCGCGACTACCTCGACTAG
- a CDS encoding DUF4192 domain-containing protein, whose amino-acid sequence MVTLRTPAELADALPYLLGFRPEESIVLIALHGERGRFGGRVRLGVPERAEDWPCVAEQLAQCLVGGSARRGERPDGIVAFLCQDPVGAETGRQVVERLRPLAQELRTACGRLDVPVFEVVCISKDHFWTYCCPDTRCCPPEGIPLPRPGTSVLAAAATYMGVQATATQSEIRGRLTPWETAAAADQERALDAASVELLPRMLRDAEDTEDTTSATGAADTAGAADTEQGVASETLDLARRIMARLEAAPPVPGDTLEADNRDDELIAHDEAAALILGLQVRTTRDRAAEWMEGTEGPTALRLWRALSRRCVGAYAEYAAAPLALAGWVAWSLGDLAAGQEALDMALTADSRYAFAQLLNQACNDDMDPEAIRRCLRRTRETRDDAVALGGASARVGAPGAPARDGAAPRRRRRRLPRAASEASRASGGPAKGPQERRRPVRRSAKGSP is encoded by the coding sequence GTGGTCACACTCCGCACCCCGGCCGAACTGGCGGACGCGTTGCCGTACTTGCTCGGGTTCAGGCCCGAGGAGAGCATCGTGCTCATCGCCCTGCACGGAGAACGGGGGCGGTTCGGCGGCCGCGTGCGGCTCGGGGTCCCCGAGCGCGCGGAGGACTGGCCGTGCGTCGCGGAGCAGCTGGCCCAGTGCCTGGTCGGAGGCTCCGCGCGGAGGGGCGAGCGGCCCGACGGCATCGTCGCGTTCCTCTGCCAGGATCCCGTCGGCGCGGAGACGGGACGGCAGGTCGTGGAGCGGCTGCGCCCGCTGGCCCAGGAGCTGCGCACGGCGTGCGGGCGCCTGGACGTGCCGGTCTTCGAGGTCGTGTGCATCTCGAAGGACCACTTCTGGACCTACTGCTGTCCGGACACCCGGTGCTGCCCGCCGGAAGGCATTCCGCTGCCCAGGCCGGGCACATCTGTGCTGGCCGCCGCGGCCACGTACATGGGCGTGCAGGCCACCGCCACGCAGAGCGAGATCAGGGGACGGCTCACTCCGTGGGAGACCGCGGCGGCGGCGGACCAGGAACGAGCGCTGGACGCGGCGAGCGTCGAACTCCTCCCCAGGATGCTGCGTGACGCGGAAGACACGGAGGACACGACAAGTGCGACAGGCGCGGCAGACACGGCAGGCGCGGCAGACACGGAACAGGGCGTCGCCTCGGAAACGCTCGATCTCGCGCGCCGGATCATGGCGCGCCTCGAAGCGGCACCGCCGGTACCCGGCGACACGCTCGAAGCGGACAACAGGGACGACGAACTGATCGCGCACGACGAGGCGGCGGCGCTCATCCTCGGGCTCCAGGTCCGCACGACCCGTGACCGTGCGGCGGAGTGGATGGAGGGAACCGAGGGCCCGACCGCGCTGCGCCTCTGGCGGGCCCTGTCCCGGCGCTGCGTCGGGGCGTACGCGGAGTACGCCGCCGCGCCCCTCGCTCTCGCCGGCTGGGTCGCCTGGTCGCTCGGCGACCTCGCGGCAGGCCAGGAGGCCCTGGACATGGCGCTGACAGCCGACTCCCGATACGCCTTCGCCCAGCTCCTCAACCAGGCCTGCAACGACGACATGGACCCGGAGGCGATCCGCCGTTGCCTGCGACGGACGCGCGAGACCCGTGACGACGCTGTCGCCCTGGGCGGCGCCTCTGCCCGCGTCGGCGCTCCTGGTGCTCCTGCCCGTGACGGCGCGGCTCCCCGGCGACGCCGTCGCCGCCTGCCCCGCGCAGCGAGCGAGGCGTCGCGGGCGTCCGGCGGCCCGGCAAAGGGCCCGCAGGAACGCCGACGGCCCGTCCGCCGCAGCGCGAAGGGCAGCCCGTGA
- a CDS encoding isochorismatase family protein — MGLPAIGSYPMPDRTALPRSLVSWRIDPVRAALLIHDMQNHFVGAFPTGRSPVVELIDNIATLRELASTLDMPVVFSAEPAGQAPGQRGLVADMWGPGIGDEPGAAAIVSPLTPRPGEHLLSNVRHNAFLRSHLGRLLRSTGRDQLIICGVYAHLGVLLTAADAFMNDIQPFVVADAVADLSAEEHTLALRWAARSGMVCTTDGLLRGLLLHREPNHA, encoded by the coding sequence ATGGGCCTACCCGCCATCGGCTCCTATCCGATGCCGGACCGCACCGCCCTCCCCAGGTCCCTCGTCTCCTGGCGCATCGACCCGGTGCGTGCCGCACTGCTGATCCACGACATGCAGAACCACTTCGTGGGCGCGTTCCCCACGGGTCGCTCTCCCGTGGTGGAACTCATCGACAACATAGCGACGCTCCGAGAGCTGGCGTCGACACTGGACATGCCCGTCGTCTTCAGTGCGGAGCCCGCCGGCCAGGCGCCGGGGCAGCGCGGGCTCGTCGCCGACATGTGGGGCCCGGGGATCGGGGACGAGCCGGGCGCCGCCGCGATCGTCTCGCCCCTCACTCCGCGCCCCGGCGAGCACCTGCTGTCGAACGTGCGCCACAACGCCTTCCTGCGCAGCCATCTCGGCAGGCTGCTGCGGTCCACGGGCCGCGACCAGCTGATCATCTGCGGCGTGTACGCGCACCTCGGCGTCCTCCTGACCGCGGCGGACGCCTTCATGAACGACATCCAGCCGTTCGTCGTCGCCGACGCGGTGGCCGACCTCTCCGCGGAGGAACACACGCTGGCCCTCCGCTGGGCCGCACGCAGCGGCATGGTCTGCACGACCGACGGTCTGTTGCGCGGTCTTCTCCTGCACAGGGAGCCGAACCACGCGTGA
- a CDS encoding glycogen debranching N-terminal domain-containing protein — MSLPAPSSVGRPPSSRPPRPPSPAPAPAPAAAPEPRRVRELPPAHTALICVALPALAISTDQGQLTGRGLEGFYRAGRRTLSRCQVRVAGRDPVAVQARMLSADSARFVATLRLPTDGGPDPEIVVERIRHADGTERITLHSASGRPLRLPLEVALATDLAEVGAVASGRAGPELPASVHDSGMRWSSAAAHCVVTADPAPADALASAGLLRWEVDLPPGASRSVELRVRPDGAGPVRAAGRGVMRSTAGARATGDDPRVQPLLARSVEDLQALLLRDPGHPSDMYPAAGAPWRCGLAPAEALAAARMALPLGTRIAAGTLRALARAHMGGPGTRSGLIPGPLRDAGPHLPPGCTGTEATLLFPVLLAEAWRWGLPAQEVEELLPAAERCLRWLHTAVGDGVFLSDAHHAGIARGEVQAHAHRAALLGADLLEAHGRADSLGLRQWAARLRSAFQEQFWVDDRAGGRPAAARLADGRPVPHLTAGAVHLLDTGLLGSGALAAGLLDKVRTEQVARLLGGPVMDSGWGLRSLGAKEAAYNPFGHRGGAVRVHETAVAVTGLAAAGYEKEASSLLRGLLSAAECFGHRLPEMYAGEQRTEGAAPLPHPAACRPAATAAASGVHVLAALAGIRPDAPAGTVKLAPVRSAPLGELGLGGLSVAGAPFSVRVSRLGLAMVEEAADGLQLGV; from the coding sequence ATGTCTCTCCCCGCCCCGTCTTCCGTCGGACGACCCCCGTCGTCCCGGCCTCCACGCCCGCCATCCCCGGCACCCGCGCCCGCACCGGCCGCGGCGCCGGAGCCGCGCCGTGTCCGCGAACTCCCGCCCGCGCACACCGCACTGATCTGCGTCGCCCTGCCCGCTCTCGCGATCTCGACGGACCAGGGGCAGCTGACCGGCCGAGGTCTTGAGGGGTTCTACCGCGCGGGGCGCCGGACCCTGTCCCGCTGTCAGGTACGGGTGGCGGGGCGCGACCCGGTCGCCGTACAGGCGCGCATGCTCTCCGCGGACAGCGCCCGGTTCGTCGCGACGCTCCGGCTGCCGACGGACGGCGGCCCCGACCCGGAGATCGTCGTCGAGCGGATCCGGCACGCGGACGGCACGGAGCGGATCACCTTGCACAGCGCGTCGGGACGACCTCTGCGGCTGCCCCTCGAAGTCGCGCTCGCCACGGACCTCGCGGAGGTGGGCGCGGTCGCCTCAGGGCGGGCGGGACCCGAACTGCCCGCCAGCGTGCACGACTCGGGCATGCGGTGGTCCTCCGCCGCGGCACACTGCGTCGTCACGGCCGACCCCGCGCCCGCGGACGCCCTGGCCTCCGCGGGACTGCTCCGCTGGGAGGTGGACCTGCCGCCGGGCGCCTCACGGAGCGTGGAGCTCAGGGTGCGGCCCGACGGCGCGGGACCCGTCCGTGCGGCGGGACGCGGTGTGATGCGCTCGACCGCAGGGGCACGCGCGACCGGCGACGACCCGAGGGTCCAGCCGCTCCTCGCCCGCTCCGTCGAGGACCTGCAGGCGCTGCTGCTCAGGGATCCGGGGCATCCGTCCGACATGTATCCGGCCGCGGGCGCACCGTGGCGCTGCGGACTCGCACCGGCCGAGGCGCTGGCCGCCGCCCGCATGGCGCTGCCGCTCGGCACCCGTATCGCCGCGGGGACGCTCCGCGCGCTCGCCCGCGCCCACATGGGTGGCCCCGGCACCCGGTCCGGCCTGATCCCGGGACCACTGCGCGACGCGGGCCCTCATCTGCCGCCCGGCTGCACGGGCACCGAGGCGACCCTGCTCTTCCCTGTGCTCCTCGCGGAAGCCTGGCGCTGGGGGCTCCCCGCACAGGAGGTCGAGGAGCTGCTGCCCGCGGCGGAGCGGTGCCTGCGGTGGCTGCACACCGCGGTCGGCGACGGGGTCTTCCTGTCCGACGCCCACCATGCGGGGATCGCACGCGGCGAGGTCCAGGCGCACGCGCACCGAGCGGCACTGCTCGGCGCCGACCTGCTCGAAGCGCACGGCCGCGCGGACTCCCTCGGGCTGCGCCAGTGGGCGGCCCGGCTGCGCTCCGCCTTCCAGGAACAGTTCTGGGTGGACGACCGGGCGGGTGGCAGACCGGCCGCCGCCCGCCTCGCCGACGGAAGGCCCGTGCCGCACCTCACCGCAGGCGCCGTCCACCTCCTGGACACCGGCCTGCTCGGCTCGGGCGCGCTCGCCGCCGGCCTGCTCGACAAGGTCAGGACCGAGCAGGTCGCCCGGCTCCTCGGCGGGCCCGTGATGGACTCCGGCTGGGGGCTGCGCAGCCTCGGCGCGAAGGAGGCCGCGTACAACCCGTTCGGGCACAGGGGCGGAGCGGTCCGCGTGCACGAGACGGCGGTCGCCGTCACCGGCCTTGCGGCCGCGGGATACGAGAAGGAGGCGAGCTCGCTCCTGCGCGGCCTGTTGTCCGCGGCAGAGTGCTTCGGCCACCGGCTGCCCGAGATGTACGCGGGGGAGCAGCGCACGGAAGGGGCGGCTCCGCTGCCGCACCCCGCAGCCTGCCGCCCGGCCGCCACCGCCGCGGCCTCCGGAGTGCACGTCCTCGCCGCGCTCGCCGGGATCAGGCCCGACGCACCCGCGGGCACGGTGAAGCTCGCTCCGGTCCGCAGCGCCCCGCTGGGAGAGCTGGGTCTCGGCGGGCTGAGCGTCGCGGGAGCACCGTTCTCCGTACGGGTGAGCCGACTCGGCCTCGCCATGGTCGAAGAGGCCGCCGACGGACTGCAGTTGGGGGTGTGA
- a CDS encoding NUDIX hydrolase codes for MSPYDPSAFPPFAVTVDLVVLTVRRHALCALAVRRGEQPFQGRWALPGGFVRADEDLSSAAARELSEETGLCAHAPDAPAQANGAHLEQLGTYGDPKRDPRMRVVSVAHLALAPDLPAPRAGGDANSARWAPVEALLKQGGYGREDEQAAPLAFDHAQILADGVERARSKIEYSSLATAFCPPEFTVGELRRVYEAVWGVVLDPRNFHRKVTGTPGFLVPTGGTTTRQGGRPAQLFRAGGATLLNPPMLRPEV; via the coding sequence ATGTCGCCCTACGACCCGTCGGCCTTCCCGCCCTTCGCTGTCACCGTCGACCTGGTCGTGCTGACCGTGCGACGGCACGCGCTCTGCGCCCTGGCCGTGCGGCGCGGTGAGCAGCCGTTCCAGGGGCGTTGGGCGCTGCCCGGAGGGTTCGTACGCGCCGATGAGGACCTGTCGTCCGCGGCGGCGCGCGAACTGAGCGAGGAGACGGGCCTGTGCGCGCACGCGCCCGATGCCCCGGCACAGGCCAACGGAGCGCACCTCGAACAGCTCGGCACGTACGGCGACCCGAAACGCGATCCCCGAATGCGCGTGGTCAGCGTCGCCCACCTCGCGCTCGCCCCGGACCTGCCCGCGCCGCGCGCCGGCGGCGACGCGAACAGCGCCCGCTGGGCCCCGGTGGAAGCCCTGCTCAAACAGGGTGGCTACGGCCGCGAGGACGAACAGGCCGCCCCGCTCGCCTTCGACCACGCCCAGATCCTCGCGGACGGCGTCGAGCGCGCCCGCTCCAAGATCGAGTACTCCTCGCTGGCCACGGCCTTCTGCCCGCCGGAATTCACCGTCGGCGAGCTGAGACGCGTGTACGAAGCCGTCTGGGGCGTCGTCCTCGACCCGCGCAACTTCCACCGCAAGGTCACCGGCACCCCGGGGTTCCTCGTGCCCACCGGCGGGACCACCACCCGCCAGGGCGGACGCCCCGCACAGCTGTTCCGCGCGGGCGGTGCCACGCTCCTCAACCCGCCGATGCTGCGCCCCGAGGTCTGA
- the argC gene encoding N-acetyl-gamma-glutamyl-phosphate reductase: MTVRAAVAGASGYAGGEILRLLVSHPEVEIGAVTAHSSAGRRLGDVQPHLAAVADRVLVETSAESLRGHDVVFLALPHGRSAALAQQLAPGTLVVDCGADFRLRDAADWQRFYGSPHAGTWPYGLPELPGARDELKGTDRIAVPGCYPTAVTLALFPAFLAGLVEPEAVVVAASGTSGAGRVAKPHLVGSEVMGSMTPYGVGGGHRHTPELVQNLSRVAGERVTVSFTPTLAPMPRGILATCSARLRPHTAPDDVHALEDTVRSAYETAYADEPFVRLLPPGTWPATGAVLGSNTAQVQVTVDAVAGRLVCVSAIDNLTKGTAGGAVQSMNIALGLPEGTGLPMNGVAP, translated from the coding sequence ATGACAGTACGGGCCGCGGTGGCCGGAGCCAGTGGCTACGCCGGCGGGGAGATCCTCCGCCTGCTGGTGTCGCATCCGGAGGTCGAGATCGGCGCGGTGACCGCGCACAGCAGCGCGGGGCGGCGACTCGGCGACGTACAGCCGCACTTGGCCGCCGTCGCGGACCGCGTCCTCGTGGAGACGTCGGCGGAGTCCCTGCGAGGGCATGACGTGGTCTTCCTCGCGTTGCCGCACGGCCGGTCCGCCGCGCTGGCACAGCAGTTGGCACCCGGCACGCTCGTCGTGGACTGCGGAGCCGACTTCCGGCTGCGCGACGCGGCGGACTGGCAGCGGTTCTACGGCTCCCCGCACGCCGGTACGTGGCCCTACGGGCTGCCCGAACTGCCGGGCGCCCGGGACGAGCTGAAGGGGACCGACCGTATCGCCGTGCCGGGCTGCTACCCGACAGCGGTGACTCTCGCCCTGTTCCCGGCCTTCCTGGCGGGGCTCGTCGAGCCGGAGGCCGTCGTCGTGGCCGCCAGTGGCACGTCCGGAGCGGGCCGGGTCGCCAAGCCGCATCTCGTCGGCTCCGAGGTCATGGGCTCGATGACACCCTACGGAGTCGGCGGCGGCCACCGGCACACACCCGAGCTGGTGCAGAACCTGTCCCGCGTGGCGGGTGAGCGCGTGACCGTGTCCTTCACACCGACCCTGGCGCCGATGCCGCGCGGCATCCTCGCCACCTGCTCCGCGCGCCTGCGCCCGCACACCGCCCCGGACGACGTACACGCCCTGGAGGACACGGTGCGTTCCGCGTACGAGACCGCCTACGCCGACGAACCCTTCGTACGCCTGCTGCCGCCCGGCACCTGGCCCGCCACCGGCGCCGTCCTCGGGTCCAACACCGCCCAGGTGCAGGTGACCGTGGACGCGGTCGCCGGACGGCTCGTGTGCGTCAGCGCGATCGACAACCTGACCAAGGGCACGGCCGGTGGCGCGGTGCAGAGCATGAACATCGCCCTCGGGCTCCCCGAAGGGACCGGTCTGCCCATGAATGGAGTGGCTCCGTGA